A stretch of Plutella xylostella chromosome 10, ilPluXylo3.1, whole genome shotgun sequence DNA encodes these proteins:
- the LOC105383694 gene encoding small integral membrane protein 14 isoform X1 — protein sequence MVLDQCFLVNKNKAVAIIIRAEKMADEGMDPCECLWNHELAMRRLISLLRQGQSYCTDTECLEELPGPGAGAEGGNFMIMFMMLAVALAMYMLRPRRNRLADAAKPARNSHDSDDAPPTPRI from the exons ATGGTCCTTGACCAGTGTTTtcttgtaaataaaaacaaagccGTGGCAATCATAATACGGGCAGAAA AAATGGCTGACGAGGGTATGGACCCGTGCGAGTGCCTGTGGAACCACGAGCTGGCGATGCGGCGGCTGATCTCGCTG CTTCGTCAAGGCCAGTCCTACTGCACGGACACGGAGTGCCTGGAGGAACTGCCGGggccgggcgcgggggcggagGGGGGAAACTTCATGATCATGTTCATGATGCTGGCCGTCGCGCTCGCCATGTACAtgctgcgcccgcgccgcaaCCGCCTCGCCGACGCCGCCAAGCCCGCGCGCAATTCACAT GACAGTGACGACGCTCCCCCCACTCCCAGGATATAA
- the LOC105383694 gene encoding small integral membrane protein 14 isoform X2, protein MADEGMDPCECLWNHELAMRRLISLLRQGQSYCTDTECLEELPGPGAGAEGGNFMIMFMMLAVALAMYMLRPRRNRLADAAKPARNSHDSDDAPPTPRI, encoded by the exons ATGGCTGACGAGGGTATGGACCCGTGCGAGTGCCTGTGGAACCACGAGCTGGCGATGCGGCGGCTGATCTCGCTG CTTCGTCAAGGCCAGTCCTACTGCACGGACACGGAGTGCCTGGAGGAACTGCCGGggccgggcgcgggggcggagGGGGGAAACTTCATGATCATGTTCATGATGCTGGCCGTCGCGCTCGCCATGTACAtgctgcgcccgcgccgcaaCCGCCTCGCCGACGCCGCCAAGCCCGCGCGCAATTCACAT GACAGTGACGACGCTCCCCCCACTCCCAGGATATAA
- the LOC105383719 gene encoding zinc finger CCHC domain-containing protein 8 homolog, whose product MSKRKAVVDDIIYELDKEDLESSSDEEKNETKKSRTLNNSAPDGESDCVEVGDSLEVVDVESSDDAISILSPSTKTQNGGKSPPASTDIDVCSIDKEDLMDAENTSADDSIILLSEDVADLNQVQDSPDNIVVGCENRTPLVTVMFKNKRIAVEYKKKIKEFMLKLIKLHEDEQLGSGDETDLELDIWPEDLTGDDLTTASPAPEEVNDKEDNIFFIDTAPCESTDFEIPYYRQAETVLTHEVAKEDSPPPTPRRGPSCFNCDGAHQLRDCTEPRNNAKIMEKRKAMNANRVGRYHVEDEQKYGHLTPGRISGALRHALGLRRDELPMHVYRMRLLGYPPGWLEDARISHSGITMFDSTGKAVLDPEEEDGEVSEPGSKDKFDIKKIHDYPGFNVPASSRYIEEAHCYGLPPMSEQDSKMQMLTVLAPNAMMAYKRKKLALFPSASPNATVLGSAEMELDDDEDVSTPLFPSVPPLPDEAPPPPPPPPACPPPPPPVSPPPPPPPASPPPPPAADDSILPEDIPLPDDTIVPDDIIVLDEDCDETPSKPSSGRESPSLADLEEKKRLLLAALETGTPAKSPSRTESSLDIDVVTIDNEPEPTEQVEDSTTENIDVVTIDDTEVSKTTDNVDVEHVEEDKVESTEVPSTSADSTKSKTGPDTPQTPKTGCVKTTLYGTPVMNIASSYEKLPSDDKFAKDICDVINFENLPDSTGKYKKISTLLKKVKTELDRIHDS is encoded by the exons ATGTCCAAAAGAAAAGCTGTAGTTGACGACATAATTTACGAATTAGATAAAGAAGATCTAGAAAGTAGTAGTGATGAAGAGAAGAATGAAACTAAGAAGAGTCGTACACTGAATAACTCGGCTCCGGACGGAGAGAGTGATTGTGTCGAAGTGGGCGATAGTTTAGAAGTCGTTGATGTTGAATCTTCAGACGATGCCATAAGTATACTGTCGCCTTcaacaaaaacacaaaatggGGGGAAATCACCTCCAGCGTCAACAGACATTGATGTTTGCTCAATTGATAAAGAAGACCTTATGGATGCTGAAAATACGTCTGCAGACGACAGCATAATACTTTTAAGTGAGGATGTTGCTGACCTGAATCAAGTCCAGGATAGTCCAGATAATATTGTTGTTGGGTGCGAGAATAGGACACCTTTAGTTACAGttatgtttaaaaacaagCGAATAGCCGTAGAATATAAGAAAAAGATTAAGGAATTTATGCTTAAACTTATAAAGTTACATGAGGATGAACAGTTAGGTTCTGGAGATGAGACTGACTTAGAATTAGATATCTGGCCGGAAGACCTAACAGGAGACGACCTCACTACGGCTTCACCAGCCCCTGAAGAAGTTAATGATAAAGAAGataatattttcttcattGACACAGCACCTTGTGAAAGTACTGACTTTGAAATTCCATACTACAGACAG GCGGAGACAGTGTTAACCCATGAAGTGGCAAAGGAGGACAGTCCCCCACCCACCCCGCGGCGAGGGCCGAGCTGCTTCAACTGTGATGGAGCTCACCAGCTGCGGGACTGCACCGAACCCAGGAATAATGCCAAGATCATGGAGAAGAGAAAAGCTATGAATGCCAACAGAGTTGg CCGCTACCACGTGGAAGACGAGCAAAAGTACGGTCACCTGACCCCGGGGCGCATCTCGGGGGCGCTCCGCCACGCGCTGGGGCTGCGGCGCGACGAGCTGCCGATGCATGTGTACAGGATGCGGCTGCTCGGGTACCCGCCCGGCTGGCTGGAGGACGCGAGGATCTCGCACTCCGGGATCACCATGTTTGACTCTACG GGTAAAGCGGTACTGGACCCTGAGGAGGAGGACGGCGAGGTGAGCGAGCCCGGCAGCAAGGACAAGTTCGACATCAAGAAGATACACGACTACCCCGGCTTCAACGTGCCCGCTAGCTCCCGGTATATCGAG GAAGCTCACTGCTACGGGCTCCCGCCCATGTCAGAGCAGGACAGCAAGATGCAGATGCTGACCGTCCTCGCGCCCAACGCCATGATGGCGTACAAGCGCAAGAAGCTGGCGTTGTTCCCGAGCGCGTCCCCTAATGCCACCGTGCTGGGCAGCGCCGAGATGGAGctggatgatgatgaag ACGTCTCCACACCTCTCTTCCCGTCAGTGCCCCCTCTCCCAGACGAGGCGCCGCCCCCTCCCCCTCCCCCGCCGGCGTGCCCGCCCCCACCGCCCCCTGTCTcacccccgcccccgccgccccccgcctcacccccgccgccgcctgccgcTGACGACAGCATACTACCAGAGGACATCCCGCTACCCGATGATACCATTGTGCCTGATGATATAATTGTGCTGGATGAAGATTGTGAT GAGACCCCCAGTAAACCGAGCAGTGGCCGCGAAAGCCCGTCCCTAGCAGACCTGGAGGAGAAGAAGCGACTCCTTCTAGCAGCCCTGGAGACCGGCACGCCCGCCAAGTCTCCTTCCCGGACCGAGAGCAGCCTCGACATCGACGTGGTCACCATAGACAACGAACCCGAGCCCACAGAGCAAGTAGAAGACTCTACAACAGAGAATATAGACGTGGTGACCATAGATGATACAGAGGTTAGCAAGACCACAGACAATGTTGATGTGGAGCATGTGGAAGAAGATAAAGTAGAAAGCACTGAAGTGCCAAGCACTTCTGCGGATAGCACGAAGAGTAAAACCGGTCCGGATACACCACAGACGCCAAAAACGGGCTGCGTTAAAACAACCCTATACGGTACTCCTGTTATGAACATCGCTTCTTCCTACGAAAAGTTACCGAGTGATGATAAGTTTGCCAAAGACATTTGTGACGTCATCAACTTCGAGAACCTTCCGGATTCTACTGGGAAGTATAAAAAGATTAGTACTCTTCTGAAAAAGGTGAAGACGGAATTGGACAGGATACACGACTCATAG
- the LOC105383696 gene encoding 28S ribosomal protein S22, mitochondrial, with amino-acid sequence MSLLFRKPTIFNAKNVLLRQNDVQILLLTSKNFSAVPTIYDGESDPAPKFFSSNVQVLLKRLTRPDFNKVFRKRTNSGFPVLKTPQYKFLTTEQLEAEVAKSRARADQLLQMPPVVKVQTHIKEVLSRDPALIGFDTAKYMFTDITLGVDNQHRIIMERDTDGVLQSCDPDVRKRLNQIYFPIKGRKIKEPVMFTDPERFNSLLDREQYEFVLDRACIQYEPDEPSYQKITSVAYQHVDSRKNYGLLRSTRHFGPLTFYLTWHLSMEGLLLELLQNNVIREAVLLVALRQEVHGDVANGSSAQGLVAEIMNTPIQLSKPESLTEEDIQLDTKCIDCIEQYISANSSMKSQQELALQGFREFYQQLIDLSRGVRKAHGNA; translated from the exons atgtccCTTTTATTCAGAAAACCTACAATTTTTAATGCGAAAAATGTGCTACTTAGACAAAACGATGTACAAATCTTACTTTTAACGTCTAAAAACTTTAGCGCTGTGCCTACAATTTACg ATGGTGAATCAGATCCAGCGCCGAAGTTTTTCTCGTCAAATGTCCAGGTTTTGCTGAAACGCCTAACAAGACCTGACTTCAACAAAGTTTTCAGAAAGAGGACAAACAGTGGCTTTCCAGTTCTTAAAACACCGCAGTATAAATTCCTGACGACTGAGCAACTCGAAGCCGAGGTTGCCAAGTCCCGCGCAAGGGCCGATCAACTTTTACAGATGCCCCCAGTTGTtaag GTTCAGACACACATAAAGGAGGTATTATCAAGAGATCCAGCCCTTATTGGCTTTGACACAGCTAAATACATGTTTACAGATATCACACTGGGTGTGGACAATCAACACAGAATTATTATGGAAAG AGATACAGATGGTGTACTGCAGAGTTGTGATCCTGATGTTAGAAAAAGGTTAAATcag ATATACTTCCCAATCAAAGGTCGCAAGATCAAGGAGCCGGTGATGTTCACAGACCCGGAGCGGTTCAACAGTCTGTTGGACCGGGAGCAGTATGAGTTTGTACTGGACCGAGCATGCATACAGTATGAACCTGATGAGCCCTCCTACCAGAAAATTACTAGTGTTGCCTACCAACATGTGGATTCTAGGAAGAACTATGGCTTGTTAAG ATCAACCCGTCACTTCGGTCCCTTGACCTTCTACCTGACGTGGCACCTTAGCATGGAGGGCCTGCTGCTGGAGCTGCTGCAGAACAACGTCATCAGGGAAGCTGTGCTATTGGTCGCTCTGAGGCAGGAGGTGCACGGCGATGTGGCCAATGGGAGCTCGGCCCAGGGACTGGTTGCTGAG ATAATGAACACGCCAATCCAACTGTCCAAGCCAGAGAGCCTCACCGAAGAGGACATCCAGTTGGACACGAAGTGCATCGACTGCATCGAGCAGTACATCTCGGCCAACTCTTCGATGAAGAGCCAACAGGAACTGGCTCTCCAAGGGTTCCGGGAGTTCTACCAGCAGCTGATCGACCTCAGCCGCGGAGTGAGGAAGGCGCATGGAAACGCTTAG
- the LOC105383720 gene encoding MORN repeat-containing protein 3 → MPFYRKPRNFTPLSVESEKKSIKNGLRHAIYTSRLDYYKGDWKNDKKEGKGRFLTIKGYLYEGDWYQGFRHGFGVLSYREAETGIFKLKYRGEWVRGKPEGIGWMYYENGDMYFGYFKRGLRHGYGKMWFKDGTLYVGYWNKDERDGLGMLVERSGNRYEGNWQGSARHGLGRYYHLHTGQLQEGCWDHGVCVRSKMEDIIIRQFCDLPTPYPIPPQELYDARAILEGSELWLKQRLGDIDKKLQHCIDQMD, encoded by the exons atgccCTTTTATCGAAAACCTAGGAACTTTACACCTTTGTCAGTTGAATCAGAAAAGAAATCCATAAAAAATGGCCTGCGCCATGCTATTTATACATCAAGACTTGACTATTATAAAGGGGATTGGAAGAATGATAAGAAAGAAG GAAAAGGCCGATTCCTAACAATCAAAGGTTATTTATATGAGGGCGACTGGTATCAAGGATTCAG GCATGGTTTTGGAGTTCTAAGCTACCGCGAAGCAGAGACTGGAATTTTTAAGCTGAAATACAGAGGTGAATGGGTCAGGGGAAAACCGGAAGGCATCGGGTGGATGTACTATGAAAATGGCGACATGTATTTCGGTTATTTCAAGAGAGGGTTGCGCCACGGCTACGGCAAAATGTGGTTCAAAGATGGAACTTTGTACGTCGGATATTGGAACAAGGATGAGAGGGATGGATTGGGAATGCTCGTCGAAA GATCCGGCAACCGCTACGAAGGCAACTGGCAGGGCTCCGCGCGGCACGGGCTCGGCCGCTACTACCACCTGCACACGGGGCAGCTGCAGGAGGGCTGCTGGGACCACGGCGTCTGCGTGCGCTCCAAGATGGAGGATATCATTATACGACAGTTCTGCGATTTGCCCACCCCGTATCCTATACCGCCG CAAGAATTATACGACGCAAGAGCGATACTTGAGGGAAGCGAGTTATGGTTGAAACAAAGACTCGGGGACATAGACAAGAAACTACAACATTGTATCGATCAAAtggattaa
- the LOC119693703 gene encoding calcium release-activated calcium channel protein 1 isoform X2, with protein sequence MSGEAPLQSADGLHTPAYLSWRKLQLSRAKLKASSKTSALLSGFAMVAMVEVQLNPPESTKVPPSMLVAFTVCTTLLVAVHMLALMISTCILPNIEAVGNLHSIALVHESPHERLHWYIEIAWAFSTLLGLILFLVEIAILCWVKFYDLSVTAAWSACVVLIPVMIVFLAFAIHFYMSLANHKYEVTVTGIKELEALNARMNNLTLLDQEQVV encoded by the exons ATGTCGGGCGAGGCGCCGCTGCAGTCGGCGGACGGGCTGCACACGCCCGCATACCTGTCCTGGAGGAAGCTGCAGCTCAGCCGCGCCAAGCTGAAGGCCTCCAGCAAGACTTCCGCTTTGCTCTCGGGATTCGCTATG GTAGCCATGGTGGAAGTGCAGCTCAACCCTCCCGAGTCCACCAAGGTGCCTCCTTCCATGCTGGTGGCTTTTACCGTCTGCACCACGCTGCTTGTGGCGGTGCACATGCTGGCCCTCATGATCAGCACCTGCATCCTGCCCAACATCGAGGCGGTGGGCAACTTACACAGCATTGCCCTCGTCCACGAGTCGCCGCATGAAAGACTGCACTGGTACATTGAGATAGCCTGGGCGTTTTCTACCCTGCTAGGGCTAATATTGTTCTTAGTAGAGATAGCGATTCTCTGCTGGGTTAAGTTTTATGATTTGAGTGTGACGGCAGCGTGGTCGGCCTGTGTCGTGCTGATTCCTGTCATGATTGTTTTCTTGGCGTTCGCGATTCATTTCTACATGTCTCTAGCGAACCATAAGTATGAGGTGACGGTCACCGGGATCAAAGAGTTGGAAGCGCTCAATGCTCGCATGAATAACCTCACGCTACTAGACCAGGAGCAAGTCGTATGA
- the LOC119693703 gene encoding calcium release-activated calcium channel protein 1 isoform X1, whose translation MSVWSASSVGNNYRCVSPSSRYGQSNSWCPKLSKHKCTMSGEAPLQSADGLHTPAYLSWRKLQLSRAKLKASSKTSALLSGFAMVAMVEVQLNPPESTKVPPSMLVAFTVCTTLLVAVHMLALMISTCILPNIEAVGNLHSIALVHESPHERLHWYIEIAWAFSTLLGLILFLVEIAILCWVKFYDLSVTAAWSACVVLIPVMIVFLAFAIHFYMSLANHKYEVTVTGIKELEALNARMNNLTLLDQEQVV comes from the exons ATGTCGGTTTGGTCAGCCAGTTCAGTTGGAAATAACTATCGCTGCGTAAGCCCTAGCAGTCGGTACGGTCAATCTAATAGCTGGTGTCCCAAACTTAGCAAG CACAAGTGCACCATGTCGGGCGAGGCGCCGCTGCAGTCGGCGGACGGGCTGCACACGCCCGCATACCTGTCCTGGAGGAAGCTGCAGCTCAGCCGCGCCAAGCTGAAGGCCTCCAGCAAGACTTCCGCTTTGCTCTCGGGATTCGCTATG GTAGCCATGGTGGAAGTGCAGCTCAACCCTCCCGAGTCCACCAAGGTGCCTCCTTCCATGCTGGTGGCTTTTACCGTCTGCACCACGCTGCTTGTGGCGGTGCACATGCTGGCCCTCATGATCAGCACCTGCATCCTGCCCAACATCGAGGCGGTGGGCAACTTACACAGCATTGCCCTCGTCCACGAGTCGCCGCATGAAAGACTGCACTGGTACATTGAGATAGCCTGGGCGTTTTCTACCCTGCTAGGGCTAATATTGTTCTTAGTAGAGATAGCGATTCTCTGCTGGGTTAAGTTTTATGATTTGAGTGTGACGGCAGCGTGGTCGGCCTGTGTCGTGCTGATTCCTGTCATGATTGTTTTCTTGGCGTTCGCGATTCATTTCTACATGTCTCTAGCGAACCATAAGTATGAGGTGACGGTCACCGGGATCAAAGAGTTGGAAGCGCTCAATGCTCGCATGAATAACCTCACGCTACTAGACCAGGAGCAAGTCGTATGA